In Sporosarcina psychrophila, a genomic segment contains:
- a CDS encoding aspartyl-phosphate phosphatase Spo0E family protein, producing the protein MKRLLNEKALLFQIGIKRKVMYRKAKTFGYTHPLVVACSQELDELINRYQEKVS; encoded by the coding sequence GTGAAAAGGCTACTGAATGAAAAGGCGTTGTTGTTTCAAATTGGGATTAAGAGAAAAGTCATGTATAGAAAAGCAAAAACTTTCGGATATACGCATCCCCTTGTTGTCGCGTGTAGTCAAGAATTGGATGAGTTAATTAATAGATATCAAGAAAAAGTATCGTAA
- a CDS encoding ABC transporter substrate-binding protein: MKTNWLKYAVALFSVIFILAACGENKAENASKPSNDEKEQGTNEDTKKYKIGMTQIVEHPSLNAAADGFKKALADAGLDVEYVEQNAQNDNSSNTTIANNLVSSGVDLIFANSTPSAQAVAVATQEIPIVFTSVTDAVSAELVASMESPGGNVTGTIDNHPEAIPATMKFMKEELGVKNVGMVFNAGEQNSRSQVDAVKEILKDMDMTVKEAPVATSADVKQATESLIGKVDAFYIITDNTVVSALESVIDVANANKIPLLVGEFDSVKRGGLGAYGFEFYDIGFEAGQMAVKILKGESKPADLPVQIPQNLKFVINKATADTLGLDIKDEWKAELSE, encoded by the coding sequence ATGAAAACAAATTGGTTAAAGTATGCAGTTGCATTATTTAGCGTTATTTTCATCCTTGCGGCATGTGGAGAAAACAAAGCAGAGAATGCATCCAAGCCATCAAATGATGAAAAAGAGCAAGGGACTAATGAAGATACGAAGAAATATAAAATTGGTATGACTCAAATTGTCGAGCATCCATCTTTGAATGCTGCGGCAGACGGATTTAAAAAAGCATTGGCTGATGCAGGTCTTGACGTGGAATACGTTGAGCAAAATGCTCAGAATGATAATAGCTCTAATACAACGATAGCTAATAACTTAGTCAGTTCAGGCGTTGATTTAATTTTTGCGAACTCGACGCCTAGTGCACAAGCAGTCGCAGTAGCGACACAAGAAATTCCAATTGTATTTACATCGGTAACTGATGCTGTAAGTGCTGAACTAGTTGCTTCAATGGAAAGTCCAGGCGGCAATGTGACTGGGACAATTGATAATCACCCTGAAGCAATTCCAGCAACGATGAAGTTCATGAAAGAAGAATTAGGCGTTAAAAATGTTGGAATGGTCTTTAACGCAGGAGAGCAAAACTCACGTTCACAAGTTGACGCAGTTAAGGAAATATTGAAAGATATGGATATGACTGTAAAGGAAGCACCAGTTGCAACATCCGCGGATGTGAAGCAAGCTACTGAATCATTGATTGGTAAAGTAGATGCTTTCTACATTATTACAGATAATACGGTTGTGTCAGCACTTGAATCGGTGATAGATGTTGCGAATGCCAATAAGATTCCGCTGTTAGTCGGTGAGTTCGACTCCGTAAAACGCGGCGGTTTAGGCGCATATGGATTTGAATTTTACGATATAGGTTTTGAAGCAGGTCAAATGGCTGTTAAGATCTTAAAAGGCGAAAGTAAACCAGCTGATTTGCCCGTTCAAATTCCTCAAAACTTAAAATTTGTTATAAATAAAGCTACAGCTGATACACTTGGTCTTGATATCAAGGACGAATGGAAAGCTGAATTAAGCGAATAA
- a CDS encoding LysM peptidoglycan-binding domain-containing protein, whose amino-acid sequence MQLFYVVRTGDTLNNIAKRWELPVKSLIAANNLTQPYRITIGQQLSIPPGVNKYRVKSGDSVYRISQMYGVPVSLIVETNRLRPPYALQIGQLLEIPPGVAYYVVQPRDTLVQIAKRFNVTTGGQSNPKYLQTTNELPSTALTPGMRLSIPFAPTADRGFLAYTSNRGGQYDIWVYNPRTGKNRQLTSGLGDARSQPIWSPDSGRIAFVGKDRIIYVIYTATGLIAGIDQLEEGGDFSLGWSPDSSSLAYATRGMIILYNATLHAAKTIRQPGASEVNWFPSGTELMFQALDASGISQLFSSDTNGMAKKQITRNTNGPLHDARLSPDGSFALYTTPGASVSIIYTVELATGVVHEVKGGPDGKNYFPEWSPDSLRIAYSATASDDRGYFTQIRTVERLGNDDRIWAISNCFSTPVTWSPDGRKIAYLSGCKEQEFANELWVLDLTHPVPIRLIEDVTITSVQWSPTPIMDLSKAEFTNETFDVNFQYPASWHRVNNERYEGDDGFFQISALLGSDSIDKVCHDEAFQKLMPYGSVPRIIQSQNPYEQSCTILPSADQPAEMKGQAAFIANYPSPIMIDGISYNYFILWADKEHIDGISSTVLFLP is encoded by the coding sequence ATGCAACTTTTTTATGTAGTTAGGACTGGCGACACATTAAATAACATAGCAAAGCGGTGGGAACTTCCAGTGAAATCCCTTATTGCCGCAAATAATTTAACGCAACCATATAGAATCACTATCGGGCAACAGTTGTCAATTCCACCTGGCGTCAATAAATACCGCGTTAAGTCGGGAGATTCCGTGTACCGGATTTCTCAAATGTATGGTGTTCCTGTTTCTTTGATTGTCGAAACAAATAGGCTAAGGCCACCATATGCCTTACAGATAGGTCAATTACTTGAAATCCCACCTGGTGTTGCTTATTACGTCGTTCAACCTCGGGACACATTGGTTCAGATTGCCAAGCGTTTCAACGTGACAACAGGTGGTCAAAGTAATCCTAAGTATTTACAGACGACCAACGAACTGCCATCCACAGCTCTAACTCCTGGAATGAGATTAAGTATTCCTTTCGCACCTACCGCTGATCGAGGATTTCTTGCTTATACATCTAATCGCGGAGGGCAGTATGATATTTGGGTGTATAATCCGCGGACCGGGAAAAATAGACAACTTACAAGTGGTTTAGGCGATGCACGCTCGCAACCAATTTGGTCGCCGGATAGCGGCCGAATCGCATTTGTTGGGAAGGATAGGATTATCTATGTTATTTATACAGCAACGGGTTTAATCGCTGGTATTGATCAGTTGGAAGAAGGGGGAGATTTCAGTCTGGGTTGGTCTCCAGACAGTTCAAGTTTAGCTTATGCGACCCGAGGAATGATTATACTGTATAACGCCACGTTGCATGCAGCGAAGACGATCAGGCAACCTGGTGCATCAGAAGTGAACTGGTTTCCGAGTGGCACGGAATTAATGTTTCAAGCTCTGGATGCATCAGGTATAAGTCAGCTATTCAGCAGTGATACAAATGGAATGGCTAAAAAGCAAATTACTAGAAATACGAACGGTCCTCTTCATGATGCGCGTCTATCACCCGATGGTAGCTTTGCTCTCTATACAACACCAGGTGCAAGTGTTTCAATTATTTACACTGTGGAGCTTGCTACAGGTGTTGTGCATGAAGTGAAAGGGGGACCAGATGGGAAAAACTATTTCCCGGAATGGTCACCTGATTCTTTACGAATCGCGTATAGTGCGACCGCATCTGATGATAGAGGCTATTTTACGCAAATAAGAACTGTGGAGCGACTTGGGAATGATGATCGGATATGGGCGATTTCGAATTGCTTTTCGACACCAGTTACTTGGTCGCCTGACGGAAGAAAAATTGCATACCTTTCTGGGTGTAAAGAGCAGGAATTTGCCAATGAGCTGTGGGTGCTTGATCTAACCCATCCTGTCCCAATTAGGCTCATTGAAGACGTGACTATCACGTCAGTGCAATGGTCGCCAACACCGATTATGGATTTGTCAAAAGCGGAATTTACGAACGAGACTTTTGACGTTAACTTTCAATATCCCGCAAGTTGGCATAGGGTAAACAATGAAAGATACGAAGGCGATGATGGCTTTTTTCAGATTTCAGCTCTTTTGGGATCCGATTCGATCGACAAGGTATGCCATGACGAAGCTTTTCAAAAACTAATGCCCTATGGCTCGGTGCCTCGAATAATACAATCACAAAACCCATATGAACAGTCATGCACTATTTTACCTTCTGCCGATCAACCAGCTGAAATGAAGGGGCAGGCAGCCTTTATCGCAAATTATCCGAGTCCGATAATGATTGATGGAATATCTTATAATTACTTTATATTATGGGCGGATAAGGAACATATTGATGGAATTTCCTCAACAGTTTTGTTTTTGCCGTAG
- a CDS encoding VLRF1 family aeRF1-type release factor, which translates to MSLSKELKTLKDFHCDDRCVLSVYLNTNPGDPDQLNGAWRIHLKSGLKRIDEYIKASKDEKELKNFTELRKKVQTEVEDNKNDLSKGVVIFASLEPELWAVHYVQVPVKTSFHWENHPVTEEMEYMYKAYPEAGIILPSFGEVRILDTAMGAVIDEATYVFDANLEGWGKSQKKDPNETLTGATRDDALEPRLRENLQRFYKGMGEIVGKLKKERGWQEIHVSGEADLANAFAETLREKPASCIYKNLNNSKPSDVLHQVFEK; encoded by the coding sequence ATGTCATTAAGCAAAGAACTTAAAACCTTAAAAGACTTTCACTGTGATGACCGTTGTGTATTGAGTGTCTATTTAAACACTAATCCCGGTGATCCTGATCAACTAAACGGGGCATGGAGAATTCATTTGAAGAGTGGATTGAAGCGGATTGACGAGTATATTAAAGCTTCCAAAGATGAAAAGGAATTGAAAAATTTTACTGAACTTAGAAAGAAAGTTCAAACAGAAGTCGAGGATAATAAGAATGATCTAAGCAAAGGTGTTGTGATTTTTGCATCATTAGAGCCGGAATTATGGGCAGTTCACTATGTTCAAGTCCCAGTGAAAACAAGCTTCCACTGGGAAAACCACCCAGTCACTGAAGAGATGGAATATATGTACAAAGCATATCCGGAAGCGGGGATTATCTTGCCGAGCTTTGGGGAAGTACGCATTTTAGATACAGCAATGGGGGCCGTTATTGATGAAGCCACCTATGTATTCGACGCGAATTTGGAAGGATGGGGAAAAAGTCAGAAAAAAGATCCTAACGAAACACTAACCGGGGCTACTCGTGACGACGCCTTAGAACCACGTTTGAGAGAAAACCTTCAGCGGTTCTATAAAGGAATGGGTGAAATTGTTGGGAAATTGAAAAAGGAACGCGGCTGGCAAGAAATACATGTGTCGGGTGAAGCTGATTTAGCGAACGCTTTCGCCGAAACATTGCGTGAAAAACCAGCAAGCTGCATTTATAAAAACTTGAATAACAGTAAACCGAGTGATGTGCTTCACCAAGTCTTTGAAAAGTAG